The following proteins are encoded in a genomic region of Planctomycetota bacterium:
- a CDS encoding VWA domain-containing protein, which produces MALRFRCSKCGKRLTVNESPGTEVVCPYCNQGTAVPADAETVAGPAAALAAPAASQPAQPVPDQKAEKGKEGEAEEAEEQTSMDTVMGWLALYLPSWGTSVVLHVAVGVLAAFFAWQQSYAVQPPFEYKSAVVAQSQKKTVKRPRPENKMKDDEASRGKMVPRPSSLVRHMENPFPDVASNKMNVLEVIGVGGGGKDYGGLEGLGTGSGLGSGFFGAGGEAGKIVYVVDRSGSMTDSIDYVKFELKRSIGELGDKKEFHVIFFSSGPPVEMPMRRLVNATDRNKQLAFEFIDGVIPQGETDPAKALERAFEVKPELIYLLTDGEFDKAIVGLVKKQNAGGQVTVHTIGFLYSMGEQVLKQIAEENGGNYKFVSEKDLATLIH; this is translated from the coding sequence ATGGCTCTGCGGTTTCGGTGTTCGAAATGCGGGAAGCGGCTGACGGTGAACGAGTCGCCGGGCACGGAAGTGGTGTGCCCGTACTGCAACCAGGGGACGGCGGTGCCGGCGGACGCGGAAACGGTCGCGGGCCCGGCGGCGGCGTTGGCGGCCCCGGCGGCGAGCCAGCCGGCGCAGCCCGTGCCGGACCAGAAGGCGGAAAAGGGGAAGGAAGGGGAGGCGGAAGAAGCGGAAGAGCAGACGTCCATGGATACGGTGATGGGCTGGCTGGCGCTGTATCTTCCGAGTTGGGGCACGAGCGTGGTGCTGCACGTGGCGGTCGGGGTCCTGGCGGCGTTTTTCGCCTGGCAGCAGAGTTATGCCGTCCAGCCGCCGTTCGAGTACAAGTCAGCCGTCGTCGCCCAATCGCAGAAGAAGACGGTCAAGCGTCCGCGTCCGGAAAACAAGATGAAGGACGACGAGGCGAGCCGAGGCAAAATGGTTCCGCGGCCGAGCAGCCTGGTGCGGCACATGGAGAATCCGTTCCCGGACGTGGCGTCGAACAAGATGAACGTGTTGGAGGTGATCGGGGTCGGCGGGGGCGGGAAGGACTACGGCGGACTTGAGGGCCTCGGGACGGGTTCGGGGCTCGGGTCCGGTTTCTTCGGGGCGGGCGGCGAGGCGGGCAAGATCGTTTACGTGGTGGACCGGTCGGGGAGCATGACCGACTCGATCGACTACGTGAAGTTCGAACTGAAGCGTTCGATCGGCGAACTGGGGGACAAGAAAGAGTTCCACGTCATCTTCTTTTCGAGCGGGCCGCCCGTCGAGATGCCGATGCGCCGACTCGTCAACGCGACCGACCGCAACAAACAACTGGCGTTCGAGTTCATCGACGGCGTCATTCCGCAGGGCGAGACGGACCCCGCGAAGGCCCTGGAACGCGCGTTCGAGGTGAAGCCGGAACTCATTTACCTTCTGACGGACGGCGAGTTCGACAAGGCCATCGTGGGCCTCGTGAAGAAGCAGAATGCGGGCGGCCAGGTGACGGTCCATACGATCGGCTTCCTGTACTCCATGGGCGAGCAGGTGCTAAAGCAGATTGCCGAGGAAAACGGGGGCAATTACAAGTTTGTGTCCGAGAAAGACCTTGCGACGCTTATTCACTAG
- a CDS encoding twin-arginine translocation signal domain-containing protein produces MNSIRRRGFLKGILAASAVGAAPFTILKAGPSPNSKVHIACVGVGGGIFGTAAWRPG; encoded by the coding sequence CGGTTTCCTGAAGGGCATTCTGGCGGCGTCCGCTGTGGGTGCAGCACCGTTCACCATTCTCAAGGCGGGCCCGTCCCCGAACAGCAAGGTCCACATTGCCTGCGTCGGTGTCGGCGGCGGAATCTTCGGCACCGCGGCCTGGCGGCCGGGTTGA
- a CDS encoding alkaline phosphatase — protein MRKGMLGLLAAALLAVPAFGQGASREGPPRNIILIGWDGAQRAHVQEALARGELPTLKKLSEEGALVAVDVVTGATDTKAGWTQILTGYNPEVTGTYSNGRFRDCPAGLSVFERLKAQFGSEKFAALAVIGKSGHCGEIREPFKKPLEEVEKEKAGQKATGKKPAKAGAGKQAGGKVVEENGVKYLVFEGSPYYTMHKSCDVWEYGLMLDEKVGARTIALLEQYKDKPFFFFVHFAEVDHKGHGGGENSKEYNDALISNDTWTGKIIEKVKGLGLYDKTLVYVTADHGFNEDQKGHGYAPWVFLGTNDPKVKRSGMRQDITPTILDRFGVDLGRFQPPLDGEPLTKPAAKPVLTAPEKAGPARTPAEPKAAPEKKKKAA, from the coding sequence ATGCGAAAGGGCATGTTGGGTCTGTTGGCGGCGGCGCTGCTGGCGGTGCCGGCGTTCGGGCAGGGCGCTTCGCGCGAAGGGCCGCCGAGGAACATCATCCTCATCGGATGGGACGGGGCGCAGCGGGCGCACGTCCAGGAGGCGCTTGCGCGCGGCGAGTTGCCGACGCTGAAGAAACTGTCCGAGGAAGGGGCCCTTGTGGCTGTTGACGTCGTCACGGGGGCGACGGACACGAAGGCGGGTTGGACGCAGATCCTGACCGGCTACAACCCGGAAGTGACGGGGACGTACAGCAACGGGCGGTTCCGGGACTGCCCGGCGGGCCTGAGCGTGTTCGAGCGGCTCAAAGCGCAGTTCGGATCGGAGAAGTTCGCGGCGCTGGCGGTGATCGGCAAGTCGGGCCACTGCGGCGAGATCCGCGAGCCCTTCAAGAAACCCCTTGAGGAGGTGGAGAAGGAAAAGGCCGGGCAGAAAGCGACCGGGAAGAAACCCGCGAAGGCCGGGGCCGGCAAACAGGCCGGCGGCAAGGTCGTTGAGGAGAACGGCGTCAAGTACCTGGTGTTCGAGGGATCGCCGTACTACACGATGCACAAGAGTTGCGACGTGTGGGAGTACGGCCTCATGCTGGACGAGAAGGTGGGCGCGCGCACGATCGCACTCCTGGAGCAGTACAAGGACAAGCCGTTCTTCTTCTTCGTCCATTTCGCCGAGGTGGACCACAAGGGCCACGGCGGCGGAGAGAACTCGAAGGAATACAACGACGCCCTTATCTCGAACGACACCTGGACCGGCAAGATCATCGAGAAGGTCAAGGGACTGGGCCTGTACGACAAGACGCTGGTCTATGTGACGGCGGACCACGGGTTCAATGAGGACCAGAAAGGCCACGGGTACGCCCCCTGGGTGTTCCTGGGGACGAATGACCCGAAGGTCAAGCGCAGCGGGATGCGTCAGGACATTACGCCGACGATCCTGGACCGGTTCGGGGTGGACCTCGGCCGGTTCCAGCCGCCGCTGGACGGCGAGCCTCTGACGAAGCCCGCTGCCAAGCCGGTGCTGACGGCGCCGGAAAAGGCAGGCCCCGCACGGACGCCGGCCGAGCCGAAAGCGGCGCCCGAGAAAAAGAAGAAGGCGGCATAA